The genomic stretch GCGAGAGCGAGACGGAGGGCGAGCCCGGGAACGCCTCGCAGAAGGACGACGGCGACGAGGACTGACGTGTCGTCGGTGAGATGAGAGGAAGAGGGCAGGCTCCCAGGGGGCCTGCCCTCTTTCGCGTTCCGGGGCCCGGACGGCTCAGATCTCCAGTGCCCGCAGCACCAGCCCGGACGCCGGCTTCGGGCCGAACGAGGTCGACTTGCGGGGCATCATCACGCCCTGGCGGGCCAGGTCGCGTACGACCTCCTCGCGGACGGGGTGCATCAGGACCGCCGTACCGCCGTCGCGTTCCGCCTTGGCGACCGTCGCGGCCGTGTCATGGATGTAGGCGATATGGGACGGGGAGTCCTCGGGGATGAGCCAGACGTGGTCGAGGAGCGTGGTGTGCAGGACCGTGGCGTCCAGGGAGCGCCAGGCGGCCGGGCGGTCGGCCGGGATCGTCCGGGCCAGTAGGTCCGGGTCGGGGCGGTCGAGCAGGTGGAAGGCGCCGTCGCCGGCCAGCAGGAAGGCGTTGCCCGCGCAGGACGCGTCCGCGAGGGCCGCCAGTGCCTCGGTGAGCGGTGTGTCGAGGCGTCGTATCCGGAACAGGCCCTCGACGGCCGTGAGCGCGTCGGCGACCGGCAGGTGGTGCAGCAGGCGGTGGATGGCGCGGACGCGCAACGGGTAGCGGGCGGTGTCGACGAGCAGGACCAGGCCGTGGTCCCAGGGGCTGGGGGACGGGTGCTCGGCGCGCAGCCGCAGGTAGGTGGCCCAGCGGTGGTGGCCGTCGGCGATCAGGGCCTGCTGGCGGCCGAGGTCGGACTGGATGCGGGCCACGTCGGTGGGGTCGGTGATGGACCACAGGCGGTGGTGGACGCCGTCCTCGGTGGTCGTGGCCAGGAGCGCGGGTTTCTCCGCCGTGCGTTCGACGACCTCGGCCGCGGTCCCGTCACCGCGGTACGTCAGCAGCAGCGGTTCGAGGTTCGCGCGCGTGGCGCGCATCAGGGCGGCGCGGTCGGCGACCACGGGCGGCATGACGTCCTCGTGCGGCAGCACCACGCCCTCCGCGGGCGCCGAGACGCGCAGGGCGCCGATGACGCCGCGCTGGAGCATGCCGCCCTCGTCGCGCTGCTCGTAGACGTACAGGCCGGGTTCCGGGTCGGCGGCGAGGATGCCCTCGTCCAGCCAGCGGCGCAGGGTGTGGGCGGCTTGTTCGGTGCCGGCGCTCGGGGTGCCGGCCTGGGGGAGGATCAGGCGGACGATGTTGTGCGGGTCGGCGGACTGGAGGTGGTGCACCCCGTCGGGGCGTACGACGACGTCGTACGGCGGGGAGGTGACGGCGGCGAGGCTGCCGACCCGGTCGGGGTCGTAGCGAAGGCCTCGGAACGGGGTGAGTTCCAGGCCCCGGTGCGCCGTTGCTTCCGAGTGACCTGCAGTGTTCATCAGGGCATCGTACGTGTGTCAGTGGCGTGCGGGATGATCGGGGGAAAGGCCTTTGAACGCCGTTGAAGGTCACTGGACGAGGAGCGATGTGGAATGAGCCAGGCGGTCAGGACGAGGCCCGAGGGCAGTGGGCAGCCCCTGAGCGAGGCGTACGACACGGCGCTGCTCGATCTGGACGGGGTGGTGTACGCGGGGGGGAACGCGATCGCGTACGCGGTCGACTCGCTGGCGGTGGCGCGCTCGGGCGGGATGCATCTGGCGTACGTCACCAACAACGCGCTGCGGACCCCGGACACCGTCGCCGGGCATCTGACAGAGCTGGGCATACCGACGGGGCCGGATGACGTCATCACCTCCGCGCAGGCGGTCGCGCGGCTCATCAGCGAGCAGGTGCCGGCCGGGGCGCGGGTGCTGGTCATCGGCGGCGAGGGGCTGCGGGTGGCGCTGCGCGAGCGGGGGCTGACCCCCGTGGAGTCGGCGGACGACGACCCGGCGGCGGTCGTGCAGGGGTACGGCGGGCCGGATCTGGCCTGGGGCCGGTTCGCGGAGGCGTCGTACGCGGTCGCGCGCGGGGTGCCGTGGTTCGCCTCCAACACCGACCTGACGATCCCGAGCGGGCGGGGCATCGCTCCGGGCAACGGGGCGGCCGTGGAGGTCGTACGGATCGCGACCGGCAAGGAGCCGCAGGTGGCCGGGAAGCCGCTGCCGCCGATGCACAAGGAGACGGTCATCCGCACCGGCGCGAAGCTGCCGCTGGTGGTCGGGGACCGGCTGGACACGGACATCGAGGGCGCGTTCAACGGCCGGGTCGACTCGCTGTTGGTGCTGACCGGTGTCACCGACGGCGCCCAGCTGCTCGCGGCGCCGCCGCAGCACCGGCCGACGTTCGTGGACGCGGATCTGCGCGGGTTGCTCACCGGGCAGCCGGAGGTCACGGCGGACGGTGACGGCTTCCGCTGCGGAGGGTTCACGGCGAGGGCTGGGGCAGACCGGCTGGAACTGGAGGGTGACGGCGAGCCGCTGGACGGTCTGCGGGCCCTGTGCGCGGCGGCCTGGACGGCGGCCGGGGAGGGCTCCTGCGAGCTGGACGGGGGGAAGGCGCTGGCGCGCCTCGGGCTGTGAGGAGGCCCCGGCGAACGAGAACGACGAGGCCCGGGGATCGAGTTCGATAGCGAGGGTAGGCTAACCTAACCTCGTGTTGGTCGACAGTCCTCCGGAACAGCGCGCGGAGACCGCCCCCGCGCCCCCAACCCGCCGGGCGGCAAGGGCCCTTGGGCTCCTGCTCTCCGTCGCGATACTGGTGCTCGTCGCCCTGGCGAGCATCGCGATCGGGGCGAAAGCCCTGTCGCTGGACCAGGTCTGGCACGGCCTGTTCCATGACACCGGGAGATACGGCGACGTCGTCGTGGACGAGCGGCTCGCGCGCACGGTCCTGGGCCTGCTCGCCGGTGCGGCGCTCGGACTCTCCGGCGCGGTGCTGCAGGCGCTCACCCGCAATCCGCTGGCCGACCCCGGACTGCTCGGGATCAACGCGGGCGCCTCCGCCGCCGTCGTCACGGCCATCACCTACTTCGGCGTCACCAGCCTCACCGGCTATGTGTGGTTCGCCTTCGTCGGGGCGGCCGCGGTCGGCGCGCTGGTGTGGTTCCTCGGCGGCAGCAGGGGCGCCACCCCGGTGCGGCTCGCGCTCGCGGGTACGGCGATCAGCGCCGCCCTGTACGGCTATCTCCAGGCCGTGATGATCATGGATGACGCGGCACTGGGCAAGATGCGCTTCTGGACGGTGGGTTCGCTGGCCTCGGCCACCAACTCGACCATCCTGCAGGTGCTGCCGTTCCTCGCGGTCGGCACAATCCTGGCGCTCGGGCTGGCCCGGCCGCTGAACGCCGTCGCGATGGGCGACGACACCGCCCGCGCCCTCGGCGCCAACCTCAACCGCACCCGGGCGCTGGCCATGCTCGCCGCCACCGTGCTGTGCGGGGCCGCGACCGCCGCCTGCGGTCCGATCGTGTTCGTCGGCCTGATGGTCCCGCACGTCGTACGTTCCTTCACCGGCCCCGACCTGCGCTGGATCCTGCCGTACGCCACGGTCCTGTCGCCGGTGCTGCTGCTCGGCGCCGACGTCATCGGCCGGGTCGTGGCCCGCCCCTCGGAACTCCAGGTCGGCATCGTCACCGCGATCATCGGCGGCCCGGTCTTCATCTTTCTCGTACGACGGCGGAGGACGGCCCAGCTGTGAAGACCCGATCCATGAACCGGGCCGTACGCGCTCCCGGCGGGCTCTCCCTGCGCCTCGACCTGCGGGCCCTCATCGTCGTCGTCCTGCTGCTCGCCGCCGCCTGTGCCGCGGGCGTCGCGCTGATCGGCACCGGCGACGCCAAGATCCCGGCGGCCGATGTGCTCCGGACCCTCGCCGGGAACGGCAACGCCTACCAGGACTTCATCGTCACCGAGCTGCGGCTGCCGCGGGTCCTGGTCGGCCTGCTGGTCGGCGCCTCGCTCGGCCTCGGCGGCGCCTTGTTCCAGTCCGTCTCGCGCAACCCGCTCGGCAGTCCGGACGTCCTCGGCCTGTCCCAGGGCTCGACGGCCGGCGCGCTGGTCGTGATCGTGCTGATGTCCGGCAGCACCACACAGGTCACCCTCGGTGCCCTGGCCGGCGGCCTGGCGACCGGCCTCGCCATCTATCTGCTCGCCTGGAAGCAGGGCGTGCACGGATACCGGCTGGTCCTGGTCGGCATCGGAGTCTCCGCGATCGCCACGGCCGTCAACGGCTATCTGCTGACCAAGGCCGACCTGGTCGACGCGGCCCGCGCGGTCGTGTGGATGACCGGCTCGCTGGGCGGCCGTGACTGGGACCAGGTCTGGCCGCTGCTCGCCCTGTGCGCGGTGCTTGTCCCGGTGGTCCTCGCGAACGCGCGCGGCCTGAGGATGCTGGAGATGGGCGATGACGTCGCGAACGCCCTCGGGGTGCGCGTACAGCGCGTCCGGCTGGTGCTGATGGTGTCCGCCGTACTGCTCACCGCCGCTGCCACCGCGGCCGCCGGCCCCGTCAGCTTCGTCGCGCTCACCGCGCCCCAGCTCGCCCGGCGCCTGACCAGCTCGCCGGGCCCGAACCTGGTGCCCTCCCTGTGCATGGGTGCCGCCCTGCTGGTCGCCGCCGACTGGGCCTCCCAGCGCGCCTTCGGCGCCGACCAGCTGCCCGTCGGCGTGGTCACCGGCGTCCTCGGCGGCGGCTATCTGCTGTGGCTGCTGGTCACCGAGCGCAGGGCGGGCCGGATATGAGCGGCACCACCACGAACACGACTAGGAGCACTGTGAACCGCCTGTCCGCCGAGAACGTCACCCTCGCCTACGACCAGCGCGTCATCGCCGAGCAGCTGTCGGTGGAGATCCCCGACAACTCCTTCACGGTGATCGTCGGCCCGAACGCGTGCGGCAAGTCGACGCTGCTGCGGGCACTGTCACGGATGCTCAGGCCGAGCCAGGGCCGGGTGCTGCTCGACGGGCAGGTCATCCAGTCGATGCCCGCGAAGAAGGTCGCGCGGACCCTCGGCCTGCTGCCGCAGTCGTCCATCGCGCCCGACGGCATCACCGTCGCCGACCTCGTCGGCCGCGGCCGTTACCCGCACCAGGGCCTGCTGCGCCAGTGGTCGGCGGAGGACGAGCGGGTCGTACAGGAATCCATGCGGCAGACCGGGGTCGACGGGCTGGCCGACCGGTACGTCGACGAGCTGTCCGGCGGGCAGCGGCAGCGGGTGTGGATCGCCATGGCGCTGGCCCAGCAGACCCCGCTGCTGCTCCTGGACGAGCCCACCACCTACCTGGACATCCAGCACCAGATCGACGTCCTCGACCTGTGCGCCGAGCTGCACGAGGAGCAGGGACGGACGCTGGTCGCGGTGCTGCACGACCTGAACCACGCGGCGCGCTACGCCACCCACTTGATCGCCCTGCGCGGCGGCGAGGTGATCGCCCAGGGTGCCCCCGGCGACATCGTCACGGCCGAGCTGGTGGAGCAGGTGTTCGGGCTGCGCTGCCAGGTCATCGACGACCCGGAGACGGGGACGCCCTTGGTGGTACCTGCGGCCCGAAAGGCGCGGGTCACAGCAGCTTCCTGAGCCGGAACAGGTCCAGCAGGCTCGCGTCCAGCCGCACCCGGCCCGTGCCCCAGGCGGACGCGAAGTTCAGCTCGCCGGCCACCAGGGACACCAGATCGTCCCCGGCCATGGCGAGCCCGATCTGCGCCTTCTCCCGCGGCGGGCCGGGGTGTGTGCCGTCCACCTCGATCCGGCCGCCCGTCATCCGGCCGGCGAAGGTGACATCCAGATCGGTGATGTGACAGCTCACCGAGCGGTCCAGGGCGGCGGCCGCGCGCGCGTCGCCCTCGGCGCCCTGCATGTTGTCCGAAAGCTTTCCCAGTGCGGCGCGGCACTCCTCGATCGTGGCCATCGCCCACGACGGTACCCCAGCGGTTCGGGGTAGCGTCGGGGCATGAACGACTCGGTTCCGCAGACGGAGACCCCGCAGGATTCGGTGCGGGAGGCGGTGGAGGCACCGGAGGCGTACGACCCCGCCGCGCCCGCCCCCCTGAACGTCCCGCGCACCCCCACCGGCGACGCCGAGGTCGACGCCCAGCTGCGGCGGCTGGCCGACGCCGACCACCTCGCCACCGACGGGCACATCGAGGTGTACGAGGATGTACACGGGGGGCTGCGCGACGCGCTCATCGCGCTCGACGCCCGCCCGGCACCTCCGGTTCCCACCCGTCACCCGACCACCGCCCCTCAATGAGACCCTTCGGGTCGCACCTTTTGGATTGTCGTACCACCAGAGCAGGAGCTGAACCGAACGTGGCAGGAGTCGCACGCCGTCGTCTGGACGCGGAGCTGGTCCGCCGGAAGCTCGCGCGTTCGCGTGAGCACGCCAGCCAGCTGATCGCCGCCGGGCGGGTCACCGTCGGCAAGACCGTGGCGACCAAGCCGGCCACCCAGGTGGAGACGGCCGCCGCGATCGTGGTCCAGGCCGACGACAGCGACCCCGACTACGTCTCCCGGGGCGGGCACAAGCTCGCCGGCGCGCTGCAGGCCTTCGTCCCGCAGGGGCTGGTGGTCGAGGGCCGGCGCGCGCTGGACGCCGGCGCGTCCACCGGTGGCTTCACCGATGTCCTGCTGCGCGCGGGCGCCGCCCATGTCGTTGCCGTCGACGTCGGGTACGGCCAGCTCGCCTGGTCTCTCCAGAGCGATGAACGCGTCACCGTCAAGGACCGTACGAACGTACGCGAGTTGACGCTCGAGGCGATCGATGGGGAACCTGTGGATCTTGTCGTGGGCGATCTGTCCTTCATTCCGCTCGGGCTGGTGCTGCCGGCCTTGATGCGGTGCGTGAAGCCGGACGCCGACCTGGTGATGATGGTCAAACCGCAGTTCGAGGTGGGGAAGGAGCGGCTCGGCAGCGGGGGTGTCGTACGGAGTCCGCAGCTGCGGGCGGAGGCCGTGCGGGCAGTGGCCGAGAAGGCCTGGGAGCTGGGGCTCGGGGTGCAGGGAGTCACCGCCAGTCCGCTGCCCGGGCCCTCGGGGAACGTGGAGTACTTTCTCTG from Streptomyces roseochromogenus subsp. oscitans DS 12.976 encodes the following:
- a CDS encoding DUF1015 domain-containing protein, which produces MNTAGHSEATAHRGLELTPFRGLRYDPDRVGSLAAVTSPPYDVVVRPDGVHHLQSADPHNIVRLILPQAGTPSAGTEQAAHTLRRWLDEGILAADPEPGLYVYEQRDEGGMLQRGVIGALRVSAPAEGVVLPHEDVMPPVVADRAALMRATRANLEPLLLTYRGDGTAAEVVERTAEKPALLATTTEDGVHHRLWSITDPTDVARIQSDLGRQQALIADGHHRWATYLRLRAEHPSPSPWDHGLVLLVDTARYPLRVRAIHRLLHHLPVADALTAVEGLFRIRRLDTPLTEALAALADASCAGNAFLLAGDGAFHLLDRPDPDLLARTIPADRPAAWRSLDATVLHTTLLDHVWLIPEDSPSHIAYIHDTAATVAKAERDGGTAVLMHPVREEVVRDLARQGVMMPRKSTSFGPKPASGLVLRALEI
- a CDS encoding HAD hydrolase-like protein, with product MSQAVRTRPEGSGQPLSEAYDTALLDLDGVVYAGGNAIAYAVDSLAVARSGGMHLAYVTNNALRTPDTVAGHLTELGIPTGPDDVITSAQAVARLISEQVPAGARVLVIGGEGLRVALRERGLTPVESADDDPAAVVQGYGGPDLAWGRFAEASYAVARGVPWFASNTDLTIPSGRGIAPGNGAAVEVVRIATGKEPQVAGKPLPPMHKETVIRTGAKLPLVVGDRLDTDIEGAFNGRVDSLLVLTGVTDGAQLLAAPPQHRPTFVDADLRGLLTGQPEVTADGDGFRCGGFTARAGADRLELEGDGEPLDGLRALCAAAWTAAGEGSCELDGGKALARLGL
- a CDS encoding FecCD family ABC transporter permease; this encodes MLVDSPPEQRAETAPAPPTRRAARALGLLLSVAILVLVALASIAIGAKALSLDQVWHGLFHDTGRYGDVVVDERLARTVLGLLAGAALGLSGAVLQALTRNPLADPGLLGINAGASAAVVTAITYFGVTSLTGYVWFAFVGAAAVGALVWFLGGSRGATPVRLALAGTAISAALYGYLQAVMIMDDAALGKMRFWTVGSLASATNSTILQVLPFLAVGTILALGLARPLNAVAMGDDTARALGANLNRTRALAMLAATVLCGAATAACGPIVFVGLMVPHVVRSFTGPDLRWILPYATVLSPVLLLGADVIGRVVARPSELQVGIVTAIIGGPVFIFLVRRRRTAQL
- a CDS encoding FecCD family ABC transporter permease gives rise to the protein MNRAVRAPGGLSLRLDLRALIVVVLLLAAACAAGVALIGTGDAKIPAADVLRTLAGNGNAYQDFIVTELRLPRVLVGLLVGASLGLGGALFQSVSRNPLGSPDVLGLSQGSTAGALVVIVLMSGSTTQVTLGALAGGLATGLAIYLLAWKQGVHGYRLVLVGIGVSAIATAVNGYLLTKADLVDAARAVVWMTGSLGGRDWDQVWPLLALCAVLVPVVLANARGLRMLEMGDDVANALGVRVQRVRLVLMVSAVLLTAAATAAAGPVSFVALTAPQLARRLTSSPGPNLVPSLCMGAALLVAADWASQRAFGADQLPVGVVTGVLGGGYLLWLLVTERRAGRI
- a CDS encoding ABC transporter ATP-binding protein, with protein sequence MSGTTTNTTRSTVNRLSAENVTLAYDQRVIAEQLSVEIPDNSFTVIVGPNACGKSTLLRALSRMLRPSQGRVLLDGQVIQSMPAKKVARTLGLLPQSSIAPDGITVADLVGRGRYPHQGLLRQWSAEDERVVQESMRQTGVDGLADRYVDELSGGQRQRVWIAMALAQQTPLLLLDEPTTYLDIQHQIDVLDLCAELHEEQGRTLVAVLHDLNHAARYATHLIALRGGEVIAQGAPGDIVTAELVEQVFGLRCQVIDDPETGTPLVVPAARKARVTAAS
- a CDS encoding TlyA family RNA methyltransferase codes for the protein MAGVARRRLDAELVRRKLARSREHASQLIAAGRVTVGKTVATKPATQVETAAAIVVQADDSDPDYVSRGGHKLAGALQAFVPQGLVVEGRRALDAGASTGGFTDVLLRAGAAHVVAVDVGYGQLAWSLQSDERVTVKDRTNVRELTLEAIDGEPVDLVVGDLSFIPLGLVLPALMRCVKPDADLVMMVKPQFEVGKERLGSGGVVRSPQLRAEAVRAVAEKAWELGLGVQGVTASPLPGPSGNVEYFLWLRAGAPQVDPADVDRAVAEGPR